The Euphorbia lathyris chromosome 8, ddEupLath1.1, whole genome shotgun sequence genome has a window encoding:
- the LOC136202400 gene encoding uncharacterized protein isoform X2: MIVSPLNQVVKESFRNQMRMRRNINSHLLNDRVIDLATEVRGLGIHITSLQAHFYGYMAEIRTELRYLGKAWGVKDNSKDKIMSSLSRPWFEVSSAVKASDDYSDEDQIEGDNTWSAKKEISNSKNQNPSQHKSNGDKDKERIANPSVNITLDDAPSFDIGLTPSVYKSDALPMSVNPVTDLPNYEVGSSSGKMISNSNAVKGMSLFTLIADFDNEDPKNDIFETWLLDGVNKCRKGKIYVKDHDKIGTSLDFYVELVREKIWLYDLRTIRRCLT; this comes from the exons ATGATAGTTTCCCCTTTGAATCAAGTAGTGAAGGAGAGTTTTCGCAATCAAATGAGGATGAGACGGAATATAAATTCACATTTGTTAAATGACCGTGTAATAGATCTTGCAACTGAAGTAAGAGGGTTGGGGATTCATATAACTTCATTACAAGCCCATTTTTATGGATATATGGCAGAAATCAGAACTGAGTTAAGATACTTAGGAAAAGCTTGGGGAGTGAAGGACAATAGCAAG GATAAAATTATGAGTTCGTTATCAAGACCATGGTTTGAAGTATCTAGTGCAGTTAAAGCTTCTGATGATTATTCAGATGAGGATCAG ATTGAAGGTGACAACACATGGTCTGCTAAGAAAGAGATTTCAAATAGCAAAAATCAAAATCCATCTCAACACAAATCTAATGGAGATAAG GATAAAGAAAGGATAGCTAATCCCTCGGTTAATATCACACTAGATGATGCTCCATCATTCGATATTGGTCTCACTCCAAGTGTTTATAAATCAGATGCTTTACCAATGTCAGTCAATCCCGTAACCGATTTACCTAATTATGAAGTTGGAAGTAGTTCTGGAAAGATGATATCAAATTCAAATGCAGTAAAGGGAATGTCTCTATTTACCCTTATTGCTGATTTTGATAACGAAGAtcctaaaaatgatatatttgaAACATGGTTGCTTGATGGAGTTAACAAATGTAGAAA GGGGAAGATTTATGTGAAAGATCATGATAAGATAGGGACATCTTTGGATTTTTATGTTGAATTAGTCCGAGAAAAGATTTGGTTATATGATTTACGCACCATTAGACGATGTCTTACATAA
- the LOC136202400 gene encoding uncharacterized protein isoform X1 produces MIVSPLNQVVKESFRNQMRMRRNINSHLLNDRVIDLATEVRGLGIHITSLQAHFYGYMAEIRTELRYLGKAWGVKDNSKDKIMSSLSRPWFEVSSAVKASDDYSDEDQEAHTNVSAPLKKQIEGDNTWSAKKEISNSKNQNPSQHKSNGDKDKERIANPSVNITLDDAPSFDIGLTPSVYKSDALPMSVNPVTDLPNYEVGSSSGKMISNSNAVKGMSLFTLIADFDNEDPKNDIFETWLLDGVNKCRKGKIYVKDHDKIGTSLDFYVELVREKIWLYDLRTIRRCLT; encoded by the exons ATGATAGTTTCCCCTTTGAATCAAGTAGTGAAGGAGAGTTTTCGCAATCAAATGAGGATGAGACGGAATATAAATTCACATTTGTTAAATGACCGTGTAATAGATCTTGCAACTGAAGTAAGAGGGTTGGGGATTCATATAACTTCATTACAAGCCCATTTTTATGGATATATGGCAGAAATCAGAACTGAGTTAAGATACTTAGGAAAAGCTTGGGGAGTGAAGGACAATAGCAAG GATAAAATTATGAGTTCGTTATCAAGACCATGGTTTGAAGTATCTAGTGCAGTTAAAGCTTCTGATGATTATTCAGATGAGGATCAG GAAGCTCATACAAATGTTTCTGCCCCTTTAAAGAAACAGATTGAAGGTGACAACACATGGTCTGCTAAGAAAGAGATTTCAAATAGCAAAAATCAAAATCCATCTCAACACAAATCTAATGGAGATAAG GATAAAGAAAGGATAGCTAATCCCTCGGTTAATATCACACTAGATGATGCTCCATCATTCGATATTGGTCTCACTCCAAGTGTTTATAAATCAGATGCTTTACCAATGTCAGTCAATCCCGTAACCGATTTACCTAATTATGAAGTTGGAAGTAGTTCTGGAAAGATGATATCAAATTCAAATGCAGTAAAGGGAATGTCTCTATTTACCCTTATTGCTGATTTTGATAACGAAGAtcctaaaaatgatatatttgaAACATGGTTGCTTGATGGAGTTAACAAATGTAGAAA GGGGAAGATTTATGTGAAAGATCATGATAAGATAGGGACATCTTTGGATTTTTATGTTGAATTAGTCCGAGAAAAGATTTGGTTATATGATTTACGCACCATTAGACGATGTCTTACATAA